The following are encoded together in the Deferribacterota bacterium genome:
- a CDS encoding ATP-binding cassette domain-containing protein, producing the protein MFDINVVKKFRDIKLDFKFKSNAKKIALFGPSGAGKTSLLKMITGFVKPDKGYIRLNDNIYF; encoded by the coding sequence ATGTTTGATATCAATGTTGTAAAGAAATTTAGAGATATAAAGCTAGACTTTAAATTCAAATCTAACGCAAAAAAAATAGCACTTTTCGGACCATCAGGAGCCGGAAAAACGTCTCTATTAAAAATGATAACGGGATTTGTTAAGCCTGATAAAGGATATATCAGGTTAAATGATAACATATATTTTG